From one Macellibacteroides fermentans genomic stretch:
- the glgP gene encoding alpha-glucan family phosphorylase yields the protein MKIKANNANSPVWKDVHAHSVLPAKLEPLREIAYNLWWVWNSDATKLFNKIDSDLWKKTEGNPVLLLQTISYNRMEEIMADKEFMDEMNKVYAKFQSYMEEKPKLTKPSVAYFSMEYGLANVLKIYSGGLGVLAGDYLKEASDSNIDMAAVGFLYRYGYFNQSLSMDGQQIANYEPQDFSTLPITLITDEHNKPVILEIPYPGRIVYSQIWQVKVGRVPLYLMDTDIQENSEWDRSITHQLYGGDWENRMKQEYLLGIGGIMMLNKLGIKKQIYHCNEGHAALINAQRLVDYIQQENLSFNQALEVVRASSLYTVHTPVPAGHDYFEEDLFGRYMGEFPAKLGISWQEFIDMGRENPGTHEKFSMSVFALNTCQEANGVSWLHGKVSQKMFAPIWKGYFPDELHVSWVTNGVHMPTWATSEWKQFYAKNFDKNFFNDQSNKEIWSAIQQVPDEEIWNIRKTMKNKLIDYIRVQFKENWLKNQGDPSQVVSILDKINPNALLIGFGRRFATYKRAHLLFTDLDRLSKILNNEKCPIQFIYTGKAHPADGGGQGLIKHIVEISRRPEFLGKIIFLENYDMRLARRLISGVDVWLNTPTRPLEASGTSGEKAEMNGVLNFSVLDGWWYEGYREGAGWALTDKRTYENQQYQDQLDATTIYSILENEIIPTYFAKNSKGYSPEWIQYIKNSIAQIAPDYTMKRMLDDYIERFYNKLATRSQNLHDNNYAKAKEIAAWKEEVDAHWDSFVVESINYSKDLQTSGPVLGKELKFNIVIDRKELQGMLGVELVVAKEKTETKELSLLKTHPFKLMKEEGSKLYFDLNIVPSISGSVKLALRVFPVNKDLPHRMDFAYLKWIQI from the coding sequence ATGAAAATCAAAGCAAACAATGCAAACTCTCCTGTATGGAAAGATGTACACGCACATTCTGTGCTTCCTGCGAAGCTAGAACCTCTTCGTGAGATTGCATACAATCTTTGGTGGGTTTGGAACTCAGACGCTACAAAACTTTTCAACAAAATAGACAGCGACCTTTGGAAAAAAACTGAAGGAAATCCTGTACTCTTGTTACAAACGATATCCTACAACAGGATGGAAGAAATTATGGCCGACAAGGAGTTTATGGATGAAATGAACAAGGTTTATGCCAAGTTTCAGTCATACATGGAAGAAAAGCCAAAACTCACCAAGCCCTCTGTAGCCTATTTCAGCATGGAGTATGGACTTGCAAATGTGCTTAAGATTTACTCGGGAGGACTGGGTGTTTTGGCTGGCGACTATCTGAAGGAGGCAAGCGACAGCAATATTGACATGGCTGCGGTGGGCTTTCTGTATCGTTACGGATATTTCAACCAATCCCTTTCCATGGACGGTCAGCAGATCGCTAATTACGAACCTCAGGATTTCAGCACCTTGCCAATCACGTTGATTACAGACGAACACAACAAACCTGTAATCCTTGAAATACCCTATCCCGGCAGAATTGTCTATTCTCAAATCTGGCAAGTCAAAGTAGGTCGTGTTCCTTTATATCTTATGGATACAGACATCCAGGAAAACAGCGAATGGGACCGCTCCATTACCCACCAGCTATATGGCGGCGACTGGGAAAACCGCATGAAACAGGAATATCTTCTGGGTATAGGCGGTATAATGATGTTGAATAAACTGGGAATTAAAAAGCAGATATATCATTGCAACGAAGGCCATGCTGCTCTGATTAATGCTCAACGCCTGGTAGATTACATCCAACAGGAAAACCTATCTTTCAATCAAGCTCTGGAAGTGGTGAGAGCCTCTTCGCTATACACGGTACACACTCCGGTTCCTGCAGGACACGATTATTTCGAGGAAGACCTTTTTGGACGATATATGGGAGAATTTCCGGCTAAATTAGGCATCAGCTGGCAGGAATTCATTGATATGGGACGGGAAAACCCCGGAACTCATGAGAAATTCTCTATGAGTGTATTTGCCCTCAATACCTGTCAGGAGGCCAACGGTGTTAGCTGGCTTCATGGTAAAGTGTCGCAAAAGATGTTTGCTCCGATCTGGAAAGGATACTTCCCGGACGAATTACATGTTAGTTGGGTAACCAATGGCGTTCACATGCCAACATGGGCAACTTCGGAATGGAAGCAATTCTACGCAAAGAACTTTGACAAGAATTTCTTTAATGACCAGTCTAATAAGGAAATCTGGAGTGCAATACAACAAGTTCCCGACGAAGAGATATGGAACATCCGTAAAACGATGAAGAATAAGCTGATCGACTATATACGTGTTCAGTTCAAAGAAAATTGGCTTAAAAATCAGGGAGATCCATCACAGGTTGTAAGTATTTTGGATAAAATCAATCCAAATGCCTTACTGATCGGATTCGGCAGACGATTTGCCACTTACAAACGTGCCCATCTGTTATTTACAGATCTTGACAGGCTCTCTAAGATTTTAAACAACGAGAAGTGCCCTATCCAGTTTATTTATACAGGAAAAGCACATCCGGCAGACGGTGGCGGACAGGGATTAATCAAACATATTGTTGAAATTTCCCGTCGTCCTGAATTCCTGGGCAAAATTATATTTCTTGAAAACTACGACATGCGCTTAGCCCGTCGTTTAATTTCGGGAGTAGACGTTTGGTTAAATACACCTACCAGACCATTGGAAGCATCGGGCACATCCGGCGAAAAAGCCGAAATGAACGGAGTATTGAACTTCTCTGTTTTAGATGGCTGGTGGTACGAAGGATACAGGGAAGGTGCCGGTTGGGCGCTTACCGACAAACGGACATACGAGAATCAGCAATACCAGGATCAGCTGGATGCAACAACTATCTATTCCATTCTTGAAAATGAGATTATCCCCACCTATTTTGCAAAAAACAGTAAAGGATATTCACCTGAATGGATACAATACATTAAGAATTCGATCGCTCAAATCGCTCCAGACTACACAATGAAACGTATGTTGGACGATTATATTGAAAGATTCTATAACAAACTGGCAACACGGTCTCAAAACCTGCACGATAACAACTATGCGAAAGCAAAAGAAATTGCGGCATGGAAAGAAGAGGTTGATGCACATTGGGATAGCTTTGTGGTTGAATCGATAAATTACAGCAAAGACCTTCAGACGAGCGGACCTGTATTAGGAAAAGAATTAAAGTTTAACATTGTAATTGATAGAAAAGAACTTCAGGGAATGCTGGGAGTTGAACTAGTCGTTGCAAAAGAGAAGACAGAGACCAAAGAACTTTCTTTATTGAAAACACATCCGTTTAAACTGATGAAGGAAGAAGGGTCCAAACTTTATTTCGATCTTAATATTGTACCAAGTATTTCGGGGTCTGTTAAATTGGCTCTCAGAGTATTCCCTGTAAACAAAGACCTGCCTCACCGTATGGATTTTGCATACTTGAAATGGATTCAGATTTAA